From one Silurus meridionalis isolate SWU-2019-XX chromosome 23, ASM1480568v1, whole genome shotgun sequence genomic stretch:
- the LOC124377105 gene encoding cell growth regulator with RING finger domain protein 1-like isoform X1, which yields MAAEFIVKLYEYSPLFYISVVAVCFILTVAAVLGWFGFDVPVIVRSSDEGDYVPPAPEKKMVQVLNPFCLEIHKNTSLTWCVSAAMLFRGLCVELLLGLQCSGSPVRPAGTSLHTTTELCTLIPTGLTGAIPALPHLHVSLQGQYLHCHTFTISKGQRSECFTQMPPDLGVRDFGFLPRDRYPLVAVLTLAKAEERDTYNIVVSVTVLHVPDEKYRLSARILFHVLLTADGNMFDLKPLFMSTDGVSSSSTEEEAQPREAEVEDEEAESDEEGVWSGALGRDCVVCQNAAVNRVLLPCRHACVCDECVWRFQHCPMCRAFVCESFTLSPPTATPPGPEGWSL from the exons gttcgGCTTTGATGTACCAGTAATTGTGAGAAGTTCAGATGAAGGTGATTatgttcctccagctccagAAAAGAAGATGGTTCAGGTTCTCAATCCGTTCTGTCTGGAGATCCACAAAAACACCTCACTAAC gtggTGTGTGTCTGCAGCCATGTTGTTTAGAGGACTGTGTGTTGAGTTGTTATTGGGGCTGCAGTGTTCAGGTTCTCCAGTTCGCCCTGCAGGAACATCGCTACACACGACGACTGAACTCTGCACACTTATTCCAACAGGCCTTACAGGGGCAATACCTGCACTGCCACACCTTCACGTATCCTTACAGGGGCAATACCTGCACTGCCACACCTTCAC TATAAGTaaaggtcagaggtcagagtGCTTCACGCAGATGCCTCCTGATCTTGGAGTGAGAGATTTCGGGTTCCTTCCAAGAGATCGATATCCGCTAGTCGCTGTTCTCACCTTAGCTAAAGCTGAGGAGAGAGATACCTACAACATT GTGGTGAGTGTTACAGTTCTTCATGTTCCTGATGAGAAGTACCGTCTCTCTGCGAGGATCCTGTTCCATGTCCTGCTCACTGCTGATGGAAACATGTTCGACCtgaag CCGCTCTTCATGTCCACGGATGGTGTGAGCTCCAGCTCTACTGAGGAAGAGGCACAGCCACGGGAAGCAGAAGTGGAGGATGAAGAGGCGGAGTCAGATGAAGAGGGGGTGTGGTCAGGAGCTTTAGGGCGGGACTGTGTTGTGTGTCAGAATGCAGCGGTGAACCGTGTGTTATTACCGTGTCgtcacgcgtgtgtgtgtgatgagtgtgtgtggaggtttCAGCACTGCCCCATGTGCCGAGCCTTTGTCTGTGAGTCCTTCACCCTGTCTCCGCCCACAGCCACGCCCCCTGGTCCTGAGGGGTGGAGCTTATAA
- the LOC124377112 gene encoding cell growth regulator with RING finger domain protein 1-like, translating to MFDLKPLFMSTDGVSSSSTEEEAQPREAEVEDEEAESDEEGAWSGALRRDCVVCQNAAVNRVLLPCRHACVCDECVWRFQHCPMCRAFVCESFTLSPPTATPPGHEGWSL from the exons ATGTTCGACCtgaag CCGCTCTTCATGTCCACGGACGGTGTGAGCTCCAGCTCTACTGAGGAAGAGGCACAGCCACGGGAAGCAGAAGTGGAAGATGAAGAGGCGGAGTCAGATGAAGAGGGGGCGTGGTCAGGAGCTTTAAGGCGGGACTGTGTTGTGTGTCAGAATGCAGCGGTGAACCGTGTGTTATTACCGTGTCgtcacgcgtgtgtgtgtgatgagtgtgtgtggaggtttCAGCACTGCCCCATGTGCCGAGCCTTCGTCTGCGAGTCCTTCACCCTGTCTCCGCCCACAGCCACGCCCCCTGGTCATGAGGGGTGGAGCTTATAA